From Medicago truncatula cultivar Jemalong A17 chromosome 7, MtrunA17r5.0-ANR, whole genome shotgun sequence, a single genomic window includes:
- the LOC11420469 gene encoding biotin carboxyl carrier protein of acetyl-CoA carboxylase 2, chloroplastic has protein sequence MASFTTVPCPKCLTFHHLGLKSQTSSRNVQLGFMKSQSFGSLSCDLVSNGIQCLERKQFSVWRSQALPNEVATIENSSNSVPVLINEPNGALPKEKDNHNGKPPGPSASTDASSVSTFMDQVSELVKLVDSRDIMELELKQAGYELMIRKKEALQPPPVSQQPFPYPAYPPSYQAPLPPPPPVVASTPPSAPPSNVVPALPPAKTNASSHPQLKCPMAGTFYRCPGPGEPPFVKVGDQVQKGQVVCIIEAMKLMNEIEADRSGTIVEVLVEDGKPVSVGMPLFAIAP, from the exons ATGGCTTCTTTCACCACTGTTCCTTGTCCTAAATGTTTAACTTTTCATCATTTGGGTTTGAAGTCTCAGACTTCTTCAAGGAATGTGCAGTTGGGGTTTATGAAATCTCAATCTTTTGGATCTTTGAGTtgtgatttggtgtcaaatGGGATTCAG TGTCTCGAAAGGAAGCAATTTTCGGTCTGGAGGTCTCAAGCACTTCCTAACGAG GTTGCAACTAttgaaaattcatcaaattctgtACCTGTATTGATCAATGAACCTAATGGTGCTTTACCAAAAGAGAAAGATAACCATAACGGGAAACCCCCTGGTCCAAGCGCTTCTACAGATGCATCTTCAGTTTCCACATTTATGGATCAAGTTTCAGAACTTGTTAA ACTTGTGGATTCTAGAGATATCATGGAGCTGGAACTTAAGCAAGCAGGCTATGAGCTCATGATAAGGAAAAAGGAAGCTTTGCAGCCCCCACCAGTATCACAACAACCATTTCCTTATCCTGCATATCCTCCTTCTTATCAAGCACCGctgccaccaccaccacccGTTGTTGCTTCTACTCCCCCAAGTGCTCCTCCTTCAAATGTAGTTCCAGCCTTGCCTCCTGCAAAAACAAATGCATCATCTCATCCACAGCTTAAATGTCCGATGGCAGGAACTTTCTATCGATGTCCTGGACCTGGCGAACCACCATTTGTCAAG GTGGGAGATCAAGTGCAGAAAGGGCAGGTTGTTTGCATTATTGAGGCTATGAAACTGATGAATGAAATTGAA GCTGATCGATCAGGAACAATAGTTGAGGTACTGGTAGAAGATGGGAAACCAGTCAGTGTTGGCATG CCTCTTTTTGcaattgcaccatga
- the LOC11434287 gene encoding expansin-A23: MALSHSLVPLTFFMMLLVQAMSNGIDLNWYDAHATFYGDASGAATMQGACGYGDLFKQGYGLETTALSTALFNNGFTCGACYQIICVNDPQWCIKDAGPITVTATNFCPPNYNKPTENWCNPPLKHFDLSYKMFTSIAYYKAGIIPVKYKRVPCVKSGGVRFELNGNPYFLIVLVYNVANAGDVSHVSVRGSKTTGWISMSHNWGQNWDTRVKLLGQSLSFLVTTSDGKMLGFPFVVPSNWQFGQTYEGKQNF; encoded by the exons ATGGCTTTATCTCACTCTTTGGTTCCTTTGACCTTTTTCATGATGCTCCTCGTACAAGCCATGTCAAATGGCATTGACTTAAATTGGTACGATGCTCATGCAACCTTTTATGGTGACGCCTCTGGTGCTGCAACCATGC AGGGGGCTTGTGGTTATGGTGATCTCTTCAAACAAGGATATGGACTTGAGACCACAGCACTAAGCACTGCTCTATTCAATAATGGATTTACTTGTGGTGCATGTTATCAAATAATTTGTGTGAACGACCCTCAATGGTGCATAAAAGATGCAGGTCCAATCACAGTGACTGCAACAAATTTTTGTCCTCCAAATTACAACAAGCCAACTGAAAATTGGTGTAATCCCCCACTAAAACACTTTGACCTAAGTTATAAAATGTTTACCTCTATTGCTTATTACAAAGCTGGTATCATTCCTGTTAAGTATAAACGTGTTCCATGTGTAAAAAGTGGGGGTGTTAGGTTTGAACTCAATGGAAATCCTTATTTTTTGATTGTCTTGGTGTATAATGTTGCCAATGCTGGTGATGTTTCTCATGTTAGTGTTAGAGGGTCGAAGACGACCGGTTGGATTTCGATGTCACACAATTGGGGACAAAATTGGGACACTAGAGTGAAATTGTTAGGACAAAGCTTGTCATTTCTTGTTACAACAAGTGATGGAAAAATGTTGGGTTTTCCTTTTGTTGTTCCTTCGAATTGGCAATTTGGTCAGACGTACGAGGGTAagcaaaatttttaa